The nucleotide sequence CCGCGTCCTCGCTGGTTGCATACGTAATCAATACCACAGGAGCCGGCACTGAGCAGGGTTCCTGCGGCTCGGCGCGGTGGCCGCGCCGGCGCTGCACGATCGATTCGAGCGAGATCTGCTCGTCGGCCATCCGCCGTGCGATGGTCGCGGCGGTGCCGGGCTTGTCGACGGCGGCGAGCCTTATGTAGTAGCCGCCGGCATGCTGCTGCATCGGCGCGCGCTGCGGCTTGGCCATCAGCGCGATCGGCCGGCCAAACGGCGCGACCCGGTTGCCGCGGGCGATGTCGCAGAGGTCGGCCACCACCGCCGAGGCCGTGGCCGGGCCGCCGGCGCCGGGGCCGATCAGGGTCAGCGACACCTTGTCACCGTCGATCTTGACGGCGTTGGTGACGCTGCCGACCTGGGCGAGCGGCGCGTCCTTCGGCACCATGGTGGGATGAACGCGCTGCTCGATGCCGGCCTCGGTACGCACCGCGACGCCAAGCAGCTTGACCCGGTAGCCGAGTTCGTCGGCCATTTCGAGGTCGGCGAGCGAGATCTGGCGGATGCCCTCGACATAGATGGCGTCCTTGTCGACCTCGGTGCCAAACGCGAGCGAGGCCAGGATCGCCAGCTTGTGGGCGGTGTCGAAGCCGTCGATGTCGAAGGTGGGGTCGGCCTCGGCATAGCCGAGCCGCTGGGCCTCCTTCAGGCAGTCCGCGAACGCCAGCTTCTCGTCGAACATCCGGGTGAGGATGTAGTTGCAGGTGCCGTTGAGGATGCCCCACACCCGGTCGATGCGGTTGGCGAGCAGCCCCTCGCGCATGGTCTTGATCACCGGAATGCCGCCGGCGACCGCCGCCTCGAAATTGAAGGCGACGCCGTTATCCTCGGCGAGCCGGGCCAGCGCGGCGCCATGCGCGGCGATCAGCGCCTTGTTGGCGGTGACCACCGCCTTTCCAGACTTGAGCGCGGTCTCGACCGTGGACTTGGCCGGGTCGCCCTCCCCGCCCATCAGCTCGACCAGGACGTCGATGCCGGGGTCGGCGGCCAGCGCCACCGGATCGGCCACCCGCCGCACCGCCGACAGGTCAAGGCTGCCGTCGCGAATGTCCTTGGCGCAGAACGCCACCAGTTCGACCGGGCGGCCGACGGTCGCAGCCAGCTGGGACGCCTTGTCCTGCAGAATGCGAACGACGGCTGACCCCACCGTTCCGAGCCCGGCGAGGCCAACCTTGAGTTTATCGACCATGTAAACGTCCGAAAAAATAGCGTTCGATCAAGCGCGGGCGGCAATCGGCACGACGTTGTGCAACGTCTTGTCGGCAGTTTCAAGGAAACGTCGGATATTACGGGCAGCCTGGCGGATACGCTGCTCGTTTTCCACCATGGCGATGCGGACATAACCGTCGCCGTGCTCGCCGAAGCCGAGGCCCGGCGCCACCGCAACCTCGGCCTTCTCGATCAGGAGCTTCGAGAACTCGATCGAGCCAAGCTCGCGGAATCGCTCCGGAATCGGCACCCAGGCGAACATCGAGGCCGCCGGCGGCGGAATGTCCCACCCTGCCCGCGCGAAGCTGTCGACCAGCGCCTCGCGGCGCTTCTTGTAGGTGTCGCGCATCTCGCGGATGCACTCCTCCGGCCCGTTGAGCGCGGCGGTGGCCGCCACCTGCACCGGGGTAAAGGCGCCGTAGTCGAGATAGGACTTCACCCGCGCCAGCGCGGCGATCAGCCGCTCGTTGCCGACGGCGAAGCCGATGCGCCAGCCGGCCATCGAGAACGTCTTCGACATCGAGGTGAACTCGACGGTGACGTCCATGGCACCGGGCACCTGCAGCACCGACGGCGGCGGGTTGTCGTCGAAATAGACCTCGGCATAGGCGACGTCCGACAGCACGAAGATGTCGTGCTTCTTGGCGAAGGCGACGAGGTCCTTGTAGAAATCGAGCGAAGCGACGTGCGCGGTCGGGTTGGAGGGGTAGCACACCACCACCGCGATCGGCTTCGGGATCGAATGGATCACCGCCCGCTCCAGCGCGTGGAAAAACTCCGGGGTCGGATCGCACGGTACCGAGCGGATGACGCCGCCGGCCATCAGAAAGCCGAAGGCGTGGATCGGGTAGCTCGGGTTCGGCACCAGCACGACGTCGCCCGGCGCGGTGATGGCCTGCGCCATGTTGGCGAAGCCTTCCTTGGAGCCCAGCGTCGCCACCACCTGGCGGTCGGGGTCGAGCTTGACGCCGAAGCGGCGGCCATAATAGCCGGCCTGCGCTCGGCGCAACCCGGCAATGCCCTTGGAGGCGGAATAGCGGTCGGTGCGCGGCTTGCCGACCGTTTCCTTCAGCTTGTCGACCACGTGAGCCGGCGCCGGCAGGTCCGGATTGCCCATGCCGAGATCGATGATGTCGACACCCGAGTTCCGAGCCGCCGCCTTCACACGGTTCACCTGCTCGAAAACGTATGGGGGAAGGCGGCGGATGCGGTAAAATTCGTCCATGGTCACGGGACTGCTCGACGGCTGTGAATCGACCTGTTGGGAACGGACTGGGGTTTTAGCATTGATCGCGACCGAATTCAGGCGAAAAGCC is from Blastochloris viridis and encodes:
- a CDS encoding homoserine dehydrogenase, translated to MVDKLKVGLAGLGTVGSAVVRILQDKASQLAATVGRPVELVAFCAKDIRDGSLDLSAVRRVADPVALAADPGIDVLVELMGGEGDPAKSTVETALKSGKAVVTANKALIAAHGAALARLAEDNGVAFNFEAAVAGGIPVIKTMREGLLANRIDRVWGILNGTCNYILTRMFDEKLAFADCLKEAQRLGYAEADPTFDIDGFDTAHKLAILASLAFGTEVDKDAIYVEGIRQISLADLEMADELGYRVKLLGVAVRTEAGIEQRVHPTMVPKDAPLAQVGSVTNAVKIDGDKVSLTLIGPGAGGPATASAVVADLCDIARGNRVAPFGRPIALMAKPQRAPMQQHAGGYYIRLAAVDKPGTAATIARRMADEQISLESIVQRRRGHRAEPQEPCSVPAPVVLITYATSEDAVRRALAAIESDGVIVGAPQVIRIEQN
- a CDS encoding LL-diaminopimelate aminotransferase → MDEFYRIRRLPPYVFEQVNRVKAAARNSGVDIIDLGMGNPDLPAPAHVVDKLKETVGKPRTDRYSASKGIAGLRRAQAGYYGRRFGVKLDPDRQVVATLGSKEGFANMAQAITAPGDVVLVPNPSYPIHAFGFLMAGGVIRSVPCDPTPEFFHALERAVIHSIPKPIAVVVCYPSNPTAHVASLDFYKDLVAFAKKHDIFVLSDVAYAEVYFDDNPPPSVLQVPGAMDVTVEFTSMSKTFSMAGWRIGFAVGNERLIAALARVKSYLDYGAFTPVQVAATAALNGPEECIREMRDTYKKRREALVDSFARAGWDIPPPAASMFAWVPIPERFRELGSIEFSKLLIEKAEVAVAPGLGFGEHGDGYVRIAMVENEQRIRQAARNIRRFLETADKTLHNVVPIAARA